The Vicugna pacos chromosome 2, VicPac4, whole genome shotgun sequence sequence CATGTCTCTGAGCCACACAGCACCTGCTGAAGCTGGAAAACAGGGGTGCCCTGCTCCTCGGGGGGGGGCACACACTTTTGGTCACATGGCACCCCTTAAGTGCTGCCAGCCGAGACCCCAGGGCCAGCTCACCATTCACACATCCAACTGGAGGAACCTAGGGGCTTCCGGGGGGCTCTGCCTAGAGGACCCCAGAGGGCGAACGTGTGACTAACTGGGGAGACCTGGGCCTGGCTGCACAGGGACCCTGCCACTCCCACCCAGGCAGGGTCTGGGTGTGACACCTGGTCCGACCTCGGCCAGGCTACAGGAGTGGGGAGCGCTCCACTGAGAGGGGAAGGCTTGTGGGATCTGTGCTCAGAAGGTCATGACTTGGGGAAAGCCAGAAGAGGCTAGCGGAGCCACTGGGAGGTTTCCTGGGGCTGGCGTGGGTCTGAGCACAGCATTAAAGACAGCGGTGGAGCCTGGCTCCTGGGAGAATATCAGGATTCAGAGTGGACACCAGCAGGCCGCCCCTGCGTCCCGAGCCAGGTGGGATGCCTCCCCACTAACCCCCTACAGTCCCCAGGAAGGACCCTGGGCCAATGTGggtctcccccccacccctcacttcaGGGGTCTTTCCTGGGGGGCTTTGTGTGCATGTGttcctgtacctgtgtgtgtccTCTGCTGATTGCCACCCCCACAGTGAAGCTATTACTAATACTCTCGTCCACCTCCAGCCCAACAAACCCTTATTTTTGATTCTGGAGCAGGAGTTGCTGAGAAGTCTGGTTTATTTAAAACCCCAGGGAAGGGAGAACATGTTTGTCCCCTGAGGTCACCTGCCCAGCTGCTCAAGGGCAAGGTCAGGCGGAGGGCGGGTCGTGGGGGTGGTCTCAGCACTGCCTGGTGGCAGTGGAGAAGGTTGACTCTGGGCCTTGTGGTGGTCAGTTGCACTTACAGCTTCCTCAGGGAGCagtgctgtgggggtgggggctagCGAGGCCCTCCCCTGATCCCAGGCCTGCAGAAGCCTCTGGAGGCAGGACCCTCAGAGGGTTCAGATAAGGGCCCAGCTGCCCTATAGGATTGGCCTCACTGTTCCCACTCCCAGCCCAGGATACAGGTGATTTTCTAGTTTCCTTGCTGGGAGGCCCAGAGCCAGGACTCCCCAGTGAGTGGAGAGAGAGCAGGCTCTGCCCAGACCCCTGGAGCCACCCTTGGAGCCTCCCCTTGGTGcagatttactgagcacctgctacctATCCTGGAGTTTTTGTCTCTGCATTCTGTTCTCTTTAGAATCACAGGTCCCCTTTAGAAACAGAAGCATGGTCTCCCTCCATAGTGGAGCCCCAGGCCCTGGTTCTCAGGGAGCTTATgctgggagcagagccctgcccaTGGGGTGGGTGGTCCTCCACCAAACCCCCAAGCCCCGTTGCCATGGGAACCGTGTGTAAGCACAGCTTGCTCAGCTGGGAGGCTGTCTGGCCACCACTGCCCCATCTCTGGGCAGCCCCTCTGTATACAGCGGCTGGCCCAGCTGCTCCTTAACTGGGGCTGACCACAGAGCTGAGGGAGACAGGCGTCTCCTCTGAGGATACAGAGTACCCCGCCAGTGAGAATCGTGCCtccccagcagagggcagcataAGTGAGAGCCAGGGCCCCTCTGGGGATTCCTGGGTTGAGATGTACCTTTGAGCTTGGGGCTGCACGGTCCTGAGGGCAGGAGTCTGGGAGACGCAGGAAGCAAGCTCTGCTGGAGTGGACTTCCCAGGAGGACCCCAACCCCCTCTGCTGGAGTGGTTCCTGGGGTGAGGAAGCTGTAGCTCTGCTGGGGGGTTGGTATTGGGGCTGGTCACGTGCGGGAGGGGGCACCCCAGGCAGTATGGCCCCAGGACAGGGCTCTGAGTCCAGGGGGGCCAGCCGCTGCCACCCTTCTCCACAAGGCGAGGGGCCTGGGCAATGGACCTGCCCAGGGGTAGCCCGCCTGACTCAGGTCACACCCTGCATCAGGACGACCCCAAATTCTCTGACCAGAGCCTGGAGTCCCTTCCCGGGCCGTCCTCGGGGCTGACCTGGGGCGGCCTCAAGCATGGACAGGCCTAGGGTGGCTGGGGAACGCGCTGCAGCGTGGGCGGGGCGGGACAGCCCAGGGCAGGAGGATGGGGAGCGCTCTATTTTGTACTTTATAAGGAGGACTTATACTTTTCCAATATGTTATACCTATGGTGTCCGGACCTCGATTTTGGGCTCAACCATGCCTGAAAACATCAGGGTCTGCGAGAGTTTTAATCCCCCAGGGTGAGTACCCGCGGCACCGCCCGGAACATTGCGCATGAGCAATCAATCCAGCGGCGCCGGGTGACGTCACTCCTCGAacgggcgcgcgcgcgcgcgccgttTCCCCTCGGGGCCACCAGGGGGCGCGCCCCACACACCTGCTCGCTCCCCATAGCGCATGCGCTCGCTAGGGTGCGtgattggttgtttttttttttttttttggcgtctCCACGGTTTTCCGGGCTTTGGCTGCGTCCTCCTTGGTCGGGATTGTGCTTCCGGTGCGAAGGTCACGGACAAGATGGTGCCGCCGGTGCAAGTCTCTCCGCTCATCAAGGTGAACTGGTGCTCGGCCGGTGCTCGGCTCTGCGTGGGCCTGCCCGTGTGCAACTCCGCGGAGCGCGGGACTCCCGGCCCAGTCCCCGACCCAGCGGGGCGATCACCCCTCTCACTGCTCCCCGCCGCGACCCGGCGGCTGcgaccccctccctcctccctccacccccttcccgggagccccgccccgcgccccgacCCTGCGGGCCGAGAAGCCCCCCGCGGCCGCCGCCTCTGACCGCCCTTTCCCCGCAGCTTGGCCGCTACTCCGCCCTGTTCCTCGGCATGGCCTACGGAGCCAAGCGCTACAGTGAGTGACCCGCGGCGCGCGCACGGGGCTTCTCGAGGCCAGTTTGGGCTTCCTGGTGCCCCGAAGTAAACGCGTTCAGGCCggagagggggcagggtgggaggtgtCGGACCCGGAGGCCAAGCGGGCCGACCCTCGAGCGCGGCCACAGCAGGCTCGTAGTCGGTCTCAGGCAGCCGGGACGAGCGCCTTCTGATGCCAGGTACCGTCCAGGGAACTGGAAGCAGTTGATTTTTGTTAAAACTGGTCCTGAGGGTGTGTGGGAGTGCTGCAGTCTGACTCGAGGCAGCTCCTTTCATCACAGAGGACCGAGCGAGAGAGCAGAGCGTCTGGGGTGGCCGCGGGGACCCTGTAGCTGCCTTTTGGGTTGGGCTCTCTGTTGGGTGAATGTCGGGCTTTACCTACATGCAGGAAAAGAGTGGAAAGCAGTCGCCTCTGGCGTTCGCAATGCATCTGAAGATAACTTTGCCTGTGGACTAAATTGCTTTTATGCAGCATTTCAGTGAAGAGGTTGATTGAGAGTGCCCCCCCCCCGATTTCCTTAAACAGATTACCTGAAACCTCGggcagaagaggagaggaggataGCCGCTGAggagaaaaagaagcaggatgaacTGAAGCGGATCGAGAGAGAACTGGCAGAAGGTACTTGTGTTACTCAGTTTTTGCCCTCCACCTGGATTTTCAGAAACAGCTGCTGCTCCAGTGAGCCCCACAGTGGAGGGCACTGGTCCAGTGGGTCCTTCTCTGGGGGGAGGGAGAAGCAGTCACGGGTGTTAGGGGGACATGTGATCCTTGCTTTTGCTGAGGGCCTAGCCCCTAGGCCTTGGAGGTTAGCTGTCTGCCACCCTCAGAGGGGCCACAGGACCAGAACGAGGCCCACCTCTCTGGGTTCAACAGCAGGTTCCAGTCAGAACAGGCAGAGATGGGAAAGACCAGGGTGGGAGTGCAAGCAGAGCACAGCTGGGCTCCACTGAGATTAGATACTGGATTGTTTCACGCCGAAAACCTACAGTGGTCCTTTTGGGTTTCCTGAATGTGTGATGGCATGTGTGTTTTCCTTCTAACCTTTCAGCCCAAGAGGACAGCATATTGAAGTGAGCCTGCGTTTCTCTGGAGCAGCGTGGACGAATAAAGCCTTCTGTGCTGTGTAGGTTCTCTGGCTTTCCTTTATTGTCCCCAGTTCATTGGTTTCTGGACCCGAGCTCAGCAGCTGTATGCCCACCTCCTCAGATTATTTAGGGCGTGGATGGGGAGGGAGTTTCAAAGAACTAATCACTGGCCACAGACCCAGGATGCGGTGCATAGACAAGGCGGGAATCACAGAAACACCATCGCTTGCTCTGCGGTGGAGGGGTTGGGGGGTGTGGTGGACAAAGGGCGCAGTTTGTAATGAGACATGGCTAGCCCTGGTGTCCTGGATGCTGCTTGGTGTTCTCTGCTAACCATGGTAACCCTAACCCTGCTCAGACCCTCGGGTGGGCATGGCAGGGTCGGGGGCAGGCTGATGCCCTTATAGTCGGGACCTGGGGCTCCACCCCTCACCTCACACATGCTCCCCTtggccccagggaggggctgtggcCTCCTGAGGACCAGGCTGGGGCGCAGCTAGCTGTTCAGGGGGCTGCAGCCTTTGTGCCTGAGCCGAATGCATGTCCCACGCTAATGGCTGTGCTTCTCCGAGGAGACCTGGGGTGGGCAAGTCCGAAGTCCTGTTCTCAGCTTTGCACTTGGAGCAGATCTGGGCTTAGAGCTCtaattcatttgtaaaatgaggagaaaATGGGAAGCAGCCAGTGCTTCAAAGCCCTGTTTTTGTAGAGGTGAAGTTTGAGTGGGGATGGTGCACACCCCAGGGATGTCCTGAGGTTGGTGGGCAGCTGGCACTGGGGTCCCTCTGGGGACCTGGAGGAGCCCCCAGCCCCATACACGACCCCTTATCACTGAGCCGCTCCTTCTTGTGAGTAAAAGGTTGTGTGGGGcgccctccctcccacctggcATTCTAGGAAACAGCCTTAACCACACCCAGATTGGCCTTAGGGCACTGGCTCATCCTGCAGCCAAGAGGAGTACCCAGCATCTGGAAACATGCTTTGGAGCTCATTACAACTTAAAAGTTCCTACTTTCTATCAGATTATTAGTACTCATTTCAAGCGTGAGTCGTGCGTTGTGCCGCTTGGTTCTGACTCTGCTTTTCCTAACAGCTCAGCACCATTAGGTCATTGGAGGCATGTGGTTGCTTCCGAGGAGGAAAC is a genomic window containing:
- the ATP5ME gene encoding ATP synthase subunit e, mitochondrial yields the protein MVPPVQVSPLIKLGRYSALFLGMAYGAKRYNYLKPRAEEERRIAAEEKKKQDELKRIERELAEAQEDSILK